A single genomic interval of Microbacterium sp. zg-Y1090 harbors:
- the folE gene encoding GTP cyclohydrolase I codes for MSVDRERISVLVRQLLEAIGEDPDRPGLRLTPQRVADAYAEFFAGVGADPGEPLAHTISVSRGPAPDTLPSGAVMLRDIRFRSMCEHHLLPFAGHAHIAYLPGEQVVGLGALPRVVDILAARPQVQERLGEQIADTIAGAIDTRGVVVVLDATHQCVTMRGGRQPDASTVTVAARGELAEPAARAEIMTLLAGGAR; via the coding sequence GTGTCCGTCGATCGTGAGCGCATCTCGGTCCTCGTGCGTCAGCTGCTCGAGGCGATCGGTGAGGACCCCGACCGTCCCGGCCTGCGGCTGACGCCGCAGCGGGTGGCCGATGCGTATGCGGAGTTCTTCGCCGGCGTCGGCGCTGACCCCGGCGAGCCGCTCGCCCACACGATCAGCGTCTCCCGCGGCCCCGCGCCCGACACGCTGCCCTCCGGCGCGGTGATGCTGCGCGACATCCGGTTCCGCTCCATGTGCGAGCACCACCTGCTGCCCTTCGCGGGTCACGCGCACATCGCCTACCTGCCCGGCGAGCAGGTCGTCGGCCTCGGCGCCCTGCCGAGGGTCGTCGACATCCTCGCCGCTCGCCCGCAGGTGCAGGAGCGACTGGGGGAGCAGATCGCCGACACCATCGCCGGCGCCATCGACACCCGAGGGGTGGTGGTCGTGCTCGACGCGACGCACCAGTGCGTCACGATGCGCGGCGGTCGTCAGCCCGATGCCTCCACCGTGACCGTCGCCGCCCGCGGCGAGCTGGCCGAGCCTGCCGCGCGCGCGGAGATCATGACGCTGCTGGCGGGAGGCGCACGATGA
- the folB gene encoding dihydroneopterin aldolase has translation MSDLDEIAVTGIRAFGRHGVYPEERRDGQEFVADVVLFLSLAAAARSDDVADTVHYGELAEEIAAILAGDPVDLLETLASRIADTVLARDLVQRVRVTVHKPAAPIPVPFGDVSVTVTRGRMP, from the coding sequence GTGAGCGACCTGGATGAGATCGCCGTCACCGGCATCCGCGCTTTCGGGCGCCACGGGGTGTATCCCGAGGAGCGCCGCGACGGGCAGGAGTTCGTCGCCGATGTGGTGCTGTTCCTCTCCCTGGCGGCCGCGGCCCGCAGCGACGACGTCGCCGACACGGTGCACTACGGCGAGCTGGCCGAGGAGATCGCCGCGATCCTCGCCGGCGACCCCGTCGACCTGCTCGAGACCCTGGCCTCCCGCATCGCCGACACGGTGCTCGCCCGCGACCTCGTGCAGCGGGTGCGAGTCACCGTGCACAAGCCGGCCGCGCCCATCCCGGTGCCTTTCGGCGACGTCAGCGTCACCGTGACCCGAGGGCGGATGCCATGA
- the folP gene encoding dihydropteroate synthase, which produces MTLVMGIVNVTPDSFSDGGRYADADAAIAHGLSLLAAGADILDVGGESTRPGSERVASAVERARVLPVVAALAETGAVVSIDTMNADTAAAAVAAGARIVNDVSGGLADDGMLAAVAAAGVDFAIGHWRGHATDMYAGAVYDDLVADVVTELGARVAAAEEAGIRRERLIVDPGLGFAKRGEQNWTVLGHLPQLAALDLRVLVGASRKGFLAAALPEPEADERRRDLATAVTSVLAAQAGAWAVRVHDVAATRDALAVAAAWQNGAAA; this is translated from the coding sequence ATGACGCTCGTCATGGGGATCGTCAATGTCACCCCCGACTCCTTCAGCGACGGCGGTCGGTACGCCGACGCGGATGCCGCGATCGCCCACGGGCTGAGCCTGCTGGCCGCCGGCGCCGACATCCTCGACGTGGGCGGAGAGTCCACCCGTCCGGGATCCGAGCGCGTGGCATCCGCCGTCGAACGCGCCCGCGTGCTGCCGGTGGTCGCCGCCCTGGCGGAGACGGGAGCCGTGGTCAGCATCGACACGATGAACGCCGACACCGCCGCGGCGGCCGTCGCGGCGGGCGCGCGCATCGTCAACGACGTCTCGGGTGGCCTCGCCGATGACGGCATGCTCGCTGCTGTCGCAGCGGCGGGGGTGGACTTCGCCATCGGCCACTGGCGCGGCCACGCCACCGACATGTACGCCGGCGCGGTCTACGACGACCTCGTCGCCGACGTCGTCACCGAGCTCGGTGCACGCGTCGCGGCGGCGGAGGAGGCCGGCATCCGCCGGGAGCGCCTCATCGTCGACCCGGGGCTCGGCTTCGCCAAGCGCGGCGAGCAGAACTGGACCGTGCTCGGGCACCTGCCCCAGCTGGCCGCCCTCGACCTGCGCGTGCTCGTGGGCGCGAGCCGCAAAGGATTCCTCGCCGCGGCGCTGCCCGAGCCCGAGGCCGACGAGCGCCGCCGCGACCTCGCCACCGCCGTGACGAGCGTGCTGGCCGCGCAGGCCGGCGCCTGGGCGGTGCGCGTGCATGATGTCGCCGCGACCCGCGACGCGCTGGCCGTCGCAGCAGCCTGGCAGAACGGAGCGGCCGCGTGA